The Phoenix dactylifera cultivar Barhee BC4 chromosome 15, palm_55x_up_171113_PBpolish2nd_filt_p, whole genome shotgun sequence genome contains a region encoding:
- the LOC103717771 gene encoding uncharacterized protein LOC103717771 yields MVSLCRLLPPSMNAIPLDWPTLETFGFGSPGLMRKYTRARVWAAFLVTILLLLSAMGESLGLSTDAATSSNGRRSLKEHKNQMMPQKWDDNYLLKGLFSTGSSLPDCSHACGPCFPCKRVMVSFKCSIAESCPIVYRCMCNGKYYHVPSN; encoded by the exons ATGGTTTCGCTTTGCcgcctcctccctccctctatgAATGCTATTCCACTGGATTGGCCTACACTTGAGACTTTTGGATTTGGGTCTCCAGGACTAATGAGGAAGTACACTCGCGCTAGAGTTTGGGCTGCGTTCCTTGTAACCATTCTTTTGCTGCTTTCTGCCATGGGTGAAAGTCTTGGATTGTCCACAG ACGCCGCAACAAGCTCAAATGGTCGAAGAAGCTTGAAGGAACATAAGAATCAGATGATGCCTCAG AAGTGGGACGACAACTATCTCCTGAAGGGACTCTTTTCGACGGGTTCGAGCTTGCCTGATTGTTCCCATGCATGCGGGCCATGCTTTCCATGCAAAAGGGTTATGGTGAGCTTCAAATGCTCGATTGCTGAGTCATGCCCAATCGTCTACCGATGCATGTGCAATGGAAAATACTATCATGTGCCTTCCAATTGA